One region of Polyodon spathula isolate WHYD16114869_AA chromosome 25, ASM1765450v1, whole genome shotgun sequence genomic DNA includes:
- the LOC121300067 gene encoding zona pellucida sperm-binding protein 3-like: MVSLWKCVVLALCCVPFAAPQEAVSTACGVDSVAVRVLLDYFRPALSLDPSGLLLGTCPPSSSSAGNNMVVFQYGLLDCRFMRMVTANLTSYMNVLTYKPNQGGFYQTPFNQSIVHLYQVPAGWTSPVYNPALGEAAGFGKLEITMGIVNDDFSAPHTSSLFFLGSPINIAAAVKQQFHMSLKVYMEACVAASTPELSPSSQTYPLITNHGCFVDGQTGNSRFLPRVQTSEIRLVVQAFKFTQWNTDVYIHCQLLAWDPAQLNDPTKKACSFNQRTRSWELLDNHGRSSVCSCCTSNCNRRKRRDTAEEGLRHTAVLGPLRILPEELFAGSQESYQRSPALSNEEPQPALAWLAAPLLLMALLGALSLGY, encoded by the exons ATGGTGTcgttgtggaaatgtgttgtgctTGCGCTTTGTTGTGTACCATTTGCTGCACCGCAGGAAG CTGTGAGTACAGCCTGCGGGGTGGACTCGGTGGCTGTGAGGGTGTTGTTGGATTACTTTCGACCGGCGTTGTCTCTGGACCCGAGTGGCCTCCTGCTGGGAACCTGCCCTCCATCCAGCAGCAGTGCCGGTAATAACATGGTGGTGTTCCAGTACGGCCTGCTGGACTGCCGCTTTATGCGTATG GTTACTGCCAACCTTACCAGTTACATGAATGTGCTGACCTACAAGCCCAACCAGGGTGGCTTCTACCAGACTCCCTTCAATCAGTCTATTGTGCACCTATACCAGGT ACCTGCTGGCTGGACTTCTCCAGTGTATAACCCTGCACTCGGTGAAGCCGCTGGGTTTGGGAAGCTGGAGATTACCATGGGGATTGTGAATG ATGACTTCTCAGCCCCACACACCTCCAGTCTGTTCTTCCTGGGGTCCCCCATCAACATcgcagctgcagtgaagcagcaATTCCACATGTCGCTGAAGGTCTACATGGAAGCGTGTGTTGCTGCAAGCACTCCAGAGCTGAGCCCTTCAAGCCAGACCTACCCACTCATCACCAACCATGG ATGCTTTGTAGACGGACAGACTGGTAACTCCAGGTTTCTGCCCCGCGTCCAGACCTCCGAGATCCGTCTGGTTGTCCAGGCCTTCAAGTTTACACAATGGAATACAGAT GTCTACATCCATTGCCAGTTACTGGCCTGGGACCCTGCCCAGCTCAATGACCCCACCAAGAAAGCCTGTTCATTCAACCAGAGAACCAGGAG CTGGGAGCTCCTGGATAACCATGGTCGGAGCTCTGTGTGCAGCTGCTGTACCTCCAACTGCAATcggaggaagaggagggacaCGG CTGAGGAGGGGCTGAgacacactgcagtgctgggacCCCTGAGGATCCTTCCTGAAGAGCTGTTTGCTGGAAGCCAGGAATCCTACCAGAGGAGCCCTGCTCTGTCAAACGAGG AGCCCCAGCCTGCTCTGGCCTGGCTGGCTGCTCCCCTGCTCCTGATGGCTCTCCTGGGAGCCCTGTCTCTGGGATACTAA